A stretch of Candidatus Sphingomonas phytovorans DNA encodes these proteins:
- a CDS encoding LysR substrate-binding domain-containing protein produces MRDRHIVELAWLEDFVALAESGSFSRAAEARGIAQPAFGRRIRALESWVGVALFIRSSSGATLTPAGVQFNQGTAGLIETIELLRRDARDAAESSDSDAATLRFAATHALAFTFFPGWIRQVEQRGPIGPMRLFSDTMAGCEDLMLQGQAQFLLCHRHALAASRFEPSRFRSIAVGMDSLVPLTAPDAAGARRWSLDQMSVPLPLLSYTEESGLGRIFAAHHIADRIPALESVFSAQLAATLLGKVREGVGIAWLPAGLAAKDMAAGTLVRAGGPEWDVPIEIGLFRPLAPQSAAAERFWASLTSLPAGPA; encoded by the coding sequence GTGCGGGATCGGCATATCGTGGAACTGGCGTGGCTTGAGGATTTCGTGGCGCTTGCTGAAAGCGGCAGCTTCTCCCGCGCCGCCGAAGCGCGCGGCATCGCGCAGCCCGCCTTCGGTCGCCGGATCCGGGCGTTGGAGAGTTGGGTCGGTGTAGCCCTATTCATCCGGTCGTCCAGCGGTGCGACGCTGACGCCGGCCGGCGTTCAATTCAACCAAGGCACGGCCGGGCTGATCGAAACGATCGAGCTTTTGCGCCGCGATGCGCGGGATGCGGCGGAATCCAGCGATAGCGACGCGGCCACGCTCCGTTTCGCCGCGACACACGCGCTCGCCTTCACCTTCTTTCCCGGCTGGATCCGCCAGGTCGAGCAACGTGGCCCGATCGGCCCCATGCGACTGTTCTCCGATACCATGGCTGGGTGCGAGGACTTGATGTTGCAGGGCCAGGCGCAATTCCTGCTCTGTCATCGCCACGCACTGGCAGCGAGCAGGTTCGAACCCAGCCGTTTCAGATCGATCGCCGTGGGAATGGACTCGCTCGTACCACTGACCGCGCCGGACGCGGCCGGAGCCCGGCGCTGGTCGCTCGATCAGATGAGCGTCCCCCTGCCCCTGCTGTCCTACACCGAAGAATCCGGGCTCGGCCGGATCTTTGCGGCGCATCATATCGCAGACCGGATACCGGCGCTTGAGAGCGTGTTCTCCGCCCAACTCGCGGCGACACTGCTTGGCAAGGTGCGCGAGGGTGTTGGCATCGCCTGGCTGCCGGCGGGACTTGCCGCAAAGGACATGGCGGCCGGCACACTGGTGCGCGCGGGAGGACCCGAGTGGGACGTCCCGATCGAAATCGGCCTGTTTCGCCCTCTTGCGCCGCAAAGTGCGGCGGCGGAACGCTTCTGGGCCAGCCTCACCTCCCTCCCCGCAGGGCCAGCATGA
- a CDS encoding LamG domain-containing protein, whose product MTLALRTSWIALGIALAASSAHARSAPDPAGLLFRVSADQSLIAERAGGEAEPNFQSNVAIVPGGKSGGAIRWEDDGYVAWRAPGNIYAQRGTLSFFWRPRTPVGEAPFAIFRVGFADHSSWDMAFLRIDWNGHGFDAFVTDANLARSRVSFRIDQLPAADQWKHIAFSWDEGVGVRLFVDGKEVARKDGKADLDSGLDQFGLAGRIISPHQVQSRYHFMRGSDVDEIRVYDHMLAAADVAALADNREPAAAPAGTEAARRVAWLHRFGWDTASPPALTSNTTSIRKVEFADARDLKQWNWKGIDGIAETTWPGVYNRSRLPGRNDYFQLPDWNTYVEGGKTYDLTVPAGVHFNRVEIRGAAYGSLSWSEDGASYATLGRRPQGMVRSIDSFGRRAGGKLRFANTAQETPIQEIWAYEVTDAAEPEGSFTLSYTVQANAAPAFAALSALNDYIAGRYAPDERTTVVALPAGARAAAGAGNAAATTAAVHVEGSAPIVHILVPSGFGDAFPGRPSARSWNYGWENMHDGLDGIALDIPGLKATPGADGLIPLNIRVKDPIWPGRDMIDVSVSVRPGEKRTVWLDLRDRILTDDSLFLTMASAAPDFGAQSLDGMKVRLVFKDRAAALPEHIADRFNQVKDNWGFLVEEHTSSKRAGLYRRLYTDVSDLLRVDPDNAEARRYWADISYGEHNFPAFTQPQAPAGVPLWAFRQLEDLKLVRQFVTWWIDNRQVPYGDFGGGISDDTDLVQQWPGLALMGVEPDKINASVRALSDAAYANRMITNGLGTITTDELHAYEEGLNSDAERLYLNWGEPKAVERLMATARALSGVVQKNSAGHLHFASNWYGGTKMYREGPWEWQKPYSFTVMHAPILIGLYNGNPAARGLVTGTMDGWMAHGRQDKDGNWTYPNEINWRTDAERAGDGGGVSTPLQSAWAAWRFTGDEKYLCPVLGRTAKSGPASLADINENAVDALDRRKDWGAALIAKATGGGAFERYAAWNATGDTKWLDALHADAIADKAQHRYMYTEGHWWSDRVDQPNEILQRERLGGIALRRNQTWPGNSVSWRFAEAGAAEQVAILVPGATMGTFKVIAWNTSGRPQRADMTAWNVTAGRWKMTGSSGTSEITLERSASIPLVFAPGENVFEFALVAPGVPTDQRADLGIGVDDIAVTKRVVTVTVHSLGAIDAPGGTLSLEDAAGRVLVTASVPPLAAPLDLQSKTAKVKLIVPAGAVRVRVALAGNAPETTLLNNVVAFPAR is encoded by the coding sequence GTGACATTGGCCCTTCGCACGTCCTGGATCGCGTTGGGGATCGCACTGGCCGCCAGCAGCGCCCATGCCCGGTCAGCGCCCGATCCTGCCGGCTTGCTGTTCCGCGTCTCCGCCGACCAGAGCCTGATCGCCGAGCGCGCCGGGGGCGAGGCTGAACCCAATTTCCAGAGCAATGTCGCGATCGTGCCCGGCGGCAAGTCGGGCGGGGCGATCCGGTGGGAAGACGATGGCTATGTGGCCTGGCGCGCGCCGGGTAATATCTATGCCCAGCGCGGCACGCTTTCCTTCTTCTGGCGGCCGCGCACGCCGGTGGGTGAGGCCCCGTTTGCGATCTTCCGCGTTGGATTCGCCGATCATTCGAGCTGGGACATGGCGTTCCTGCGCATCGACTGGAACGGTCACGGCTTCGATGCCTTCGTTACCGATGCCAATCTCGCGCGGAGTCGCGTGTCGTTCCGGATCGACCAGTTGCCCGCCGCGGACCAGTGGAAGCATATTGCCTTTTCGTGGGACGAGGGTGTCGGCGTTCGGCTGTTCGTCGACGGCAAGGAAGTGGCACGCAAGGACGGCAAGGCCGATCTCGATTCCGGTCTCGATCAGTTCGGCCTGGCCGGGCGGATCATCTCGCCGCATCAGGTGCAGAGCCGCTACCACTTCATGCGTGGCAGCGACGTCGATGAAATCCGCGTCTATGATCATATGCTCGCCGCCGCCGATGTCGCGGCACTGGCCGACAATCGCGAGCCGGCCGCAGCCCCTGCCGGCACCGAAGCAGCGCGGCGCGTCGCCTGGCTCCATCGCTTCGGCTGGGATACTGCATCGCCGCCCGCGCTGACGAGCAATACCACCAGCATCCGCAAGGTCGAGTTTGCCGATGCGAGGGATCTGAAGCAGTGGAACTGGAAGGGGATCGACGGGATTGCGGAGACGACCTGGCCGGGCGTGTACAACCGCTCGCGCCTGCCCGGACGCAACGATTATTTCCAGCTGCCTGACTGGAACACCTATGTCGAGGGCGGCAAGACTTATGATCTGACGGTGCCGGCGGGCGTGCACTTCAACCGGGTCGAGATCCGGGGTGCTGCCTATGGTTCGCTGAGCTGGTCGGAGGACGGTGCGTCGTACGCCACGCTGGGACGGCGCCCGCAGGGGATGGTGCGCAGCATCGACAGCTTCGGGCGCAGGGCGGGCGGGAAGCTGCGCTTCGCGAACACCGCGCAGGAGACACCGATCCAGGAAATCTGGGCCTATGAGGTGACCGACGCGGCCGAGCCCGAGGGCAGCTTCACGCTGAGTTACACCGTGCAGGCCAATGCCGCGCCGGCCTTTGCCGCGCTCTCCGCGCTTAACGACTATATCGCCGGTCGCTATGCCCCGGACGAACGCACGACGGTGGTGGCGCTGCCCGCCGGTGCGCGTGCCGCGGCGGGTGCCGGCAACGCGGCTGCCACGACCGCGGCCGTACATGTCGAGGGTAGCGCGCCGATCGTCCATATCCTGGTCCCGTCGGGCTTTGGCGATGCGTTTCCCGGGCGCCCCTCCGCACGCTCATGGAACTATGGCTGGGAGAATATGCATGACGGGCTCGACGGCATCGCGCTCGATATCCCGGGGCTGAAGGCGACCCCCGGTGCGGACGGGCTGATCCCGCTCAATATCCGGGTGAAGGACCCGATCTGGCCAGGCCGCGACATGATCGACGTGTCGGTCTCGGTGCGGCCGGGGGAGAAACGGACCGTCTGGCTTGACCTGCGCGATCGTATTCTGACTGACGACAGCCTATTTCTGACCATGGCCTCCGCCGCGCCCGATTTTGGGGCGCAGTCGCTTGATGGGATGAAAGTGCGGCTGGTGTTCAAGGATCGCGCGGCCGCGCTGCCGGAGCATATCGCCGACCGGTTCAACCAGGTGAAGGACAATTGGGGTTTCCTGGTCGAGGAGCATACCTCGTCCAAGCGCGCCGGGCTCTATCGTCGCCTCTATACCGATGTCTCCGACCTGCTGCGGGTCGACCCCGACAACGCCGAGGCTCGGCGCTATTGGGCCGACATCAGCTATGGCGAGCATAATTTTCCGGCCTTTACCCAGCCCCAGGCGCCGGCCGGCGTACCGCTCTGGGCGTTCCGGCAGCTCGAGGATCTAAAGCTGGTCCGCCAGTTCGTGACCTGGTGGATCGACAACCGACAGGTGCCCTATGGCGATTTCGGTGGCGGCATCTCAGACGATACCGATCTGGTGCAGCAATGGCCGGGCCTCGCGCTGATGGGGGTGGAACCGGACAAGATCAACGCATCGGTCCGTGCGCTGTCCGACGCTGCATATGCCAACCGCATGATCACCAATGGGCTCGGCACGATCACCACCGACGAACTGCATGCCTATGAGGAAGGGCTCAACAGCGACGCTGAACGGCTTTACCTCAATTGGGGCGAGCCCAAGGCGGTCGAGCGGCTGATGGCGACTGCTCGCGCGCTGTCCGGTGTGGTTCAGAAGAATTCAGCCGGTCACTTGCATTTCGCCAGCAACTGGTACGGCGGCACGAAGATGTACCGCGAGGGACCGTGGGAATGGCAGAAGCCCTACAGCTTTACGGTGATGCACGCGCCGATCCTGATCGGCCTCTATAACGGGAACCCAGCTGCTCGCGGACTTGTGACCGGTACGATGGACGGCTGGATGGCACATGGCCGCCAGGACAAGGACGGGAACTGGACATACCCGAACGAAATCAACTGGCGTACCGACGCGGAGCGGGCGGGCGATGGCGGAGGCGTGTCGACGCCGCTTCAATCGGCCTGGGCGGCGTGGCGCTTCACCGGCGACGAGAAATATCTCTGCCCGGTGCTGGGGCGCACGGCGAAGAGCGGGCCTGCGTCCCTCGCCGATATCAACGAGAATGCGGTCGATGCACTCGATCGTCGAAAGGATTGGGGGGCGGCCCTGATCGCGAAGGCGACGGGCGGCGGCGCATTCGAACGCTATGCGGCATGGAACGCGACCGGCGACACCAAATGGCTCGACGCGCTGCACGCCGATGCGATCGCCGACAAGGCGCAGCATCGATATATGTACACCGAAGGGCATTGGTGGTCCGACCGGGTCGATCAGCCCAACGAGATTCTGCAGCGCGAACGGCTGGGCGGGATCGCCCTGCGCCGGAACCAGACTTGGCCGGGCAACAGCGTAAGCTGGCGGTTCGCCGAGGCGGGCGCGGCGGAGCAGGTGGCCATTCTGGTGCCCGGCGCGACCATGGGCACGTTCAAGGTGATCGCCTGGAACACCAGCGGCAGGCCGCAAAGGGCGGACATGACGGCATGGAACGTGACCGCGGGGCGGTGGAAAATGACGGGGTCTTCCGGCACTAGCGAGATCACGCTTGAACGTAGCGCGTCGATCCCGTTGGTTTTCGCGCCAGGGGAGAATGTGTTCGAGTTCGCGCTGGTCGCGCCGGGCGTGCCGACGGATCAGCGGGCGGATCTTGGGATTGGCGTCGACGATATTGCGGTGACGAAGCGCGTGGTGACCGTCACGGTTCACAGTCTCGGCGCGATCGATGCGCCCGGCGGAACGCTGTCGCTGGAAGACGCTGCGGGTCGGGTGCTCGTGACCGCCTCGGTGCCGCCGCTGGCGGCGCCGCTCGATCTTCAGTCGAAGACGGCAAAGGTGAAGCTCATTGTGCCGGCAGGCGCGGTGCGGGTTCGGGTCGCGCTGGCGGGCAATGCGCCGGAGACGACCTTGTTGAACAATGTCGTTGCGTTTCCTGCCAGATAG
- a CDS encoding TonB-dependent receptor, which yields MHVTKRKLAVTALLACTSLAPPAFAQSTSADTQEAAPSGQDDIIVTAQKREENIQNVPISIQAIGTKKLDQLNITNFAEYSQLLPSVSFQALGGTPGTNVVYMRGVASGGDGNHSGSLPSVGVYLDEQPVTTIGGNLDVHVYDIARIESLAGPQGTLYGASSEAGTVRIITNKPDTSGLYGRVDGEVNSVNKGGVGGKLEGMINVPISQDIAFRAVGFYQKDAGYIDNVPGCRSFLPETNPLGCTATNGGISVNNAKFVKKDYNDTEIWGGRAALKIDLDDNWTITPAAIYQDTRSHGSYGYDPRVGDLKVQHFYPEYRRDRFIQAALTIEGKLGNWDLTYAGAYLDRKDFSSTDYTDYAEQYDHLYASVGGISNYFYFKNAAGATIDPRQNVLGSDHFKKMSQEFRVASPQGERFRVVAGAFYQRQSNDIHQDYQVPGLAPELSVNGSPGTLWLTQQHRVDKDYAMFGEAAFDILPNLTFTAGGRAFIYDNSLIGFFGFGRNPGNGFSDSPPNAAGSNRTGVAQCFTTSGQRLYDRDTDTYSSSLTLLPPAVAGSPCTNLAVYAAGRGLQPVNTQGQGFTHKLNLTWKPVQDVLLYATWSRGFRPGGINRRGTIPPYAADYLTNYEIGWKTTLAGGKLRFNGAIYQQEWKKFQFSFLGQNSFTEIHNGPDARIRGIEMDANLNLGALVLTAAGSYTDAKTRKNLCLFDDPSFSCTLPGPGGEANLISAPAGTRLPVTPRVKVNATARYTFDLGSIKPYIQGIVAHQSSAASDIRTAVIQTGTGAVVNPAALQGRLPAYTIANFAIGTDLGSYSLEFFVQNAFDERGQLSRFQECGSCSQRPYIVPVTPRTIGVRAGAKF from the coding sequence ATGCATGTCACCAAGCGTAAACTCGCCGTCACCGCTCTGCTCGCCTGCACGAGCCTGGCACCCCCGGCGTTCGCACAATCGACGTCCGCCGACACCCAAGAGGCTGCTCCCAGCGGGCAGGACGACATCATCGTCACCGCGCAGAAGCGCGAGGAGAATATCCAGAACGTGCCGATCAGCATCCAGGCGATCGGCACGAAGAAGCTCGACCAGCTGAACATCACCAACTTCGCCGAATATTCCCAGTTGCTGCCGTCGGTATCCTTCCAGGCGCTGGGTGGCACGCCCGGCACCAATGTCGTCTATATGCGCGGCGTCGCGTCGGGCGGCGACGGCAACCATTCGGGGTCGCTGCCGTCGGTCGGCGTCTATCTCGATGAGCAGCCCGTCACCACGATCGGCGGCAACCTTGACGTCCATGTCTACGACATCGCCCGCATCGAGAGTCTCGCCGGCCCACAGGGCACGCTGTACGGCGCATCGTCCGAGGCGGGTACGGTCCGCATCATCACGAACAAGCCCGATACGAGCGGTTTGTACGGCCGAGTCGACGGAGAGGTGAACAGCGTCAACAAGGGTGGCGTGGGCGGCAAGCTGGAGGGCATGATCAACGTGCCCATCTCGCAGGACATCGCGTTCCGCGCGGTCGGCTTCTACCAGAAGGACGCCGGCTATATCGACAACGTGCCCGGCTGCCGCAGCTTCCTGCCCGAAACCAATCCGCTCGGATGCACGGCAACGAATGGCGGCATCTCGGTCAACAACGCCAAATTCGTGAAGAAGGACTATAACGACACGGAGATCTGGGGTGGCCGCGCCGCGCTGAAGATCGACCTGGACGACAACTGGACGATCACGCCTGCGGCGATCTATCAGGATACCCGCTCGCACGGCAGCTACGGCTATGATCCCCGGGTCGGTGACCTCAAGGTCCAGCATTTCTATCCCGAATATCGGCGGGACCGCTTCATCCAGGCGGCGCTGACGATCGAGGGCAAGCTCGGCAATTGGGATCTCACCTATGCCGGTGCCTATCTCGACCGGAAGGATTTTTCCTCGACCGACTATACCGATTATGCCGAGCAATATGACCATCTCTATGCGTCGGTCGGCGGCATCAGCAACTATTTCTACTTCAAGAATGCTGCCGGTGCGACGATCGACCCGCGCCAGAACGTGCTCGGCAGCGATCACTTCAAGAAGATGAGCCAGGAGTTCCGCGTCGCCTCGCCGCAGGGTGAGCGGTTCCGCGTGGTGGCCGGCGCCTTCTATCAGCGCCAGAGCAACGACATCCACCAGGATTACCAGGTGCCGGGTCTTGCGCCGGAGCTGTCGGTGAACGGCTCCCCCGGGACCTTGTGGCTCACTCAGCAGCACCGCGTCGACAAGGATTACGCGATGTTCGGGGAGGCTGCCTTCGACATCCTGCCGAACCTGACCTTCACGGCGGGCGGTCGCGCCTTCATCTATGATAATTCGCTGATCGGTTTCTTCGGCTTCGGACGCAATCCGGGCAACGGTTTCTCGGATTCGCCGCCCAACGCCGCCGGCAGCAACCGCACCGGCGTCGCGCAATGTTTCACGACCTCGGGCCAGCGGCTCTATGATCGCGATACCGATACCTATAGCAGCTCGCTCACCCTGCTTCCGCCGGCGGTCGCGGGCAGCCCGTGCACCAACCTGGCCGTCTACGCGGCCGGTCGGGGGCTGCAACCGGTCAACACGCAGGGCCAGGGGTTCACGCACAAGCTGAACCTCACATGGAAACCCGTTCAGGATGTGCTGCTCTATGCCACATGGTCGCGCGGTTTCCGGCCGGGCGGCATCAATCGGCGCGGTACTATCCCGCCTTATGCAGCGGATTATCTGACCAATTACGAGATCGGCTGGAAGACCACGCTTGCCGGCGGCAAGCTTCGTTTCAACGGTGCCATCTATCAGCAGGAATGGAAGAAGTTCCAGTTCTCCTTCCTTGGCCAGAACAGCTTCACCGAAATCCACAACGGCCCGGATGCGCGGATTCGCGGTATCGAGATGGATGCCAATCTCAATCTCGGCGCGCTCGTGCTGACCGCGGCGGGGTCGTACACCGACGCGAAGACCAGGAAGAATCTGTGCCTGTTCGACGACCCGAGCTTCTCCTGCACCCTGCCGGGGCCGGGGGGCGAGGCCAACCTCATCTCGGCTCCGGCGGGTACGAGGCTGCCGGTCACGCCGCGCGTCAAGGTTAATGCCACGGCGCGCTACACCTTCGACCTCGGTTCGATAAAACCCTATATCCAGGGTATCGTGGCGCATCAGAGTTCGGCGGCATCGGATATCCGCACCGCGGTCATTCAGACCGGGACAGGGGCAGTGGTCAACCCGGCCGCGCTGCAGGGGCGCCTGCCGGCCTATACCATCGCCAATTTCGCGATCGGTACGGATCTGGGCAGCTATTCGCTCGAGTTCTTCGTGCAGAACGCCTTCGACGAGCGCGGCCAGCTTTCGCGGTTCCAGGAATGCGGAAGTTGCTCGCAGCGGCCTTATATCGTTCCGGTCACGCCGCGCACGATCGGCGTGAGGGCGGGCGCGAAGTTCTGA
- a CDS encoding sulfotransferase encodes MASIPPSQSTWHPESSRWPPRLIDAALALHDNALSVAEPLLRAHLKEDPFDVAAIRMLAELAGRIGRYKDAETLLRRALDLSPEFTAARANLAIALYRQNRSAEAIAQLDLVLDDEPDNPGHANLKAAALGRIGGFDEAIDLYEAVLKGTPHQPRVWMSYGHMLKTVGRQADGVAAYRRALALTPGLGEAWWSLANLKTVRFDEADIAAMRSALGRDDISAEDRFHLDFALGKAFEDRKEADAAFGHYAAGNALRRTKIVYDADETEAFVDRSVALFTPDFFAARAGQGCDASDPIFILGMPRAGSTLVEQILSSHPLVEGTSELPDIPFLARQIADYPQGVDALAPSRLREIGEEYLRRASVQRRTDRPFFIDKLPNNWAHLPFIHLILPGAKIVDARRHPLGCCFSNFKQHFARGQAFTYALEDMGRYYRDYVRLLAHVDRVLPGLVHRVIYERMVDDTEVEVRALLGACGLEFDPACLDFHKTERAVRTASSEQVRRPIFREGTESWKPFEPWLDPLKAALGDVLDSYPGVPAFV; translated from the coding sequence ATGGCAAGCATCCCCCCCTCGCAATCGACATGGCATCCGGAGAGCAGCCGCTGGCCGCCACGGCTGATCGACGCCGCGCTGGCGCTGCACGACAATGCGCTGTCGGTGGCGGAGCCGCTGCTGCGTGCGCACCTCAAGGAGGACCCGTTCGATGTTGCCGCGATCCGCATGCTGGCGGAGCTTGCCGGAAGGATCGGTCGCTACAAGGACGCCGAGACCCTGTTGCGCCGCGCGCTCGACTTGTCGCCTGAGTTCACCGCGGCGCGCGCGAACCTCGCGATCGCGCTTTACCGGCAGAACCGGTCGGCCGAGGCGATCGCCCAGCTCGACCTCGTGCTCGACGATGAGCCGGACAATCCGGGCCATGCCAATCTGAAGGCGGCGGCGCTTGGGCGGATTGGCGGTTTCGACGAGGCGATCGACCTGTACGAAGCTGTGCTGAAGGGCACGCCGCACCAGCCGCGCGTCTGGATGAGCTATGGCCATATGCTCAAGACGGTCGGTCGGCAGGCTGACGGCGTCGCGGCCTATCGCCGGGCGCTCGCGCTGACGCCCGGACTGGGCGAGGCGTGGTGGAGTCTCGCGAACCTGAAGACCGTTCGCTTCGACGAAGCCGATATCGCGGCGATGCGGTCTGCCCTTGGCCGCGACGATATTTCGGCCGAGGACCGTTTCCATCTCGATTTCGCGCTCGGCAAGGCATTCGAGGATCGCAAAGAGGCGGATGCCGCGTTCGGTCATTATGCGGCGGGCAATGCGCTGCGGCGGACGAAGATCGTCTATGATGCGGACGAGACCGAGGCGTTCGTCGACCGGAGCGTGGCACTTTTCACGCCAGATTTCTTTGCCGCACGGGCGGGGCAGGGGTGCGACGCGTCCGATCCGATCTTCATCCTGGGCATGCCGCGCGCCGGATCGACACTGGTCGAGCAGATCCTGTCGAGCCACCCGCTGGTCGAGGGGACGTCGGAGCTTCCCGATATTCCCTTCCTCGCCCGGCAGATCGCTGATTATCCTCAGGGCGTGGATGCCCTTGCGCCGTCGCGCCTTCGTGAGATCGGCGAGGAATATCTGCGCCGGGCGAGCGTTCAGCGGCGCACCGACCGCCCTTTCTTCATCGACAAGCTGCCCAACAACTGGGCGCATCTGCCGTTCATCCACTTGATCCTGCCCGGGGCGAAGATCGTCGATGCGCGGCGCCATCCGCTCGGCTGCTGCTTCTCCAACTTCAAGCAGCATTTCGCGCGAGGGCAGGCGTTCACCTACGCGCTTGAGGACATGGGGCGATATTATCGCGACTATGTGCGGCTGCTGGCGCATGTCGACAGGGTGCTGCCCGGCCTCGTCCACCGCGTGATCTATGAGCGGATGGTGGACGATACCGAAGTTGAAGTGCGGGCGTTGCTGGGGGCGTGCGGACTGGAGTTCGACCCGGCCTGCCTCGATTTTCACAAGACCGAGCGCGCGGTTCGCACCGCGAGCTCGGAGCAGGTGCGCCGGCCTATCTTTCGCGAAGGCACCGAAAGCTGGAAACCGTTCGAGCCGTGGCTCGACCCGCTGAAGGCAGCGCTGGGCGACGTGCTGGACAGTTATCCGGGCGTGCCCGCCTTCGTCTGA
- a CDS encoding amino acid permease: protein MSVPPSRAALGFWTCLALVVGNMIGSGVYMLPATLAPLGWNGMIGWFVTIGGALCLAFVFARLGAKLPLAGGPYAFTQAAFGPGVGFAVAWSYWVLIWAGNAAIAVAVVSALSLIVPALGSTPGLPAIAALAVIWILIAVNIRGVALAGQVQFVTTVLKLVPLAGVIILAAWLLLRDGSGAIAPSTPVPLGAGAIAGAAAITFWGFLGVESATVPADKVENAARVVPRVTLIGTVLTGLVYVLVSGAAMFMMPAAITAASPAPIAEFLGRSFGPRTAEIVALFAAISAFGTLNGFILLQGEMPWAMARGGVFPAWFGQESRFGTPARAHLVSGLLVTVVTLMNYASSMGQLFQDIASISLAAGMLAYLACALAAIRLLPHDLPLKIAAGIAAIFVVWMVYGLGLKADLWGLALLLLGLPVYWSVRRGRVTSSAATGP from the coding sequence ATGTCAGTACCGCCCTCACGTGCCGCCCTGGGCTTCTGGACCTGTCTTGCGCTGGTCGTCGGCAACATGATCGGCTCCGGCGTCTACATGCTGCCCGCGACACTCGCCCCGCTCGGCTGGAACGGCATGATCGGCTGGTTCGTCACGATCGGCGGCGCGCTGTGCCTCGCCTTCGTCTTCGCGCGGCTCGGCGCGAAGCTGCCGCTCGCTGGCGGGCCTTATGCCTTCACCCAGGCAGCGTTCGGCCCAGGCGTCGGCTTTGCGGTAGCCTGGAGCTATTGGGTGCTGATCTGGGCCGGCAACGCCGCGATCGCTGTCGCCGTGGTCAGTGCCCTCAGCCTGATCGTGCCCGCACTCGGCTCGACACCGGGCCTGCCAGCGATCGCAGCACTCGCGGTCATCTGGATATTGATCGCGGTCAACATCCGCGGAGTAGCGCTCGCCGGCCAGGTTCAGTTCGTGACGACGGTGCTCAAGCTGGTGCCGCTCGCGGGTGTCATCATCCTCGCGGCGTGGCTGTTGCTGCGGGACGGCAGCGGCGCGATCGCCCCCAGCACGCCGGTACCGCTCGGCGCCGGCGCGATCGCCGGTGCGGCGGCGATCACCTTCTGGGGCTTTCTAGGCGTCGAATCCGCGACCGTCCCCGCCGACAAGGTGGAAAATGCAGCGCGCGTCGTGCCGCGCGTCACCCTAATCGGCACCGTGCTGACCGGGCTCGTCTATGTGCTTGTCTCCGGCGCCGCCATGTTCATGATGCCTGCGGCGATCACCGCAGCCTCCCCGGCCCCGATCGCCGAGTTCCTGGGTCGCAGCTTCGGGCCGCGCACGGCCGAGATCGTCGCCCTGTTCGCCGCGATCAGCGCTTTCGGCACACTCAACGGCTTCATCCTGCTGCAGGGAGAGATGCCCTGGGCGATGGCGCGCGGCGGCGTGTTTCCGGCCTGGTTCGGCCAGGAGAGCCGCTTCGGCACGCCGGCCCGCGCCCACCTCGTCTCGGGCCTGCTCGTCACGGTGGTGACGCTGATGAACTATGCCAGCTCGATGGGGCAGCTCTTCCAGGACATCGCGTCGATCTCGCTCGCCGCCGGCATGCTCGCTTATCTGGCGTGCGCGCTCGCTGCGATCCGCCTGCTGCCTCATGACTTGCCGTTGAAGATCGCGGCCGGGATCGCCGCGATCTTCGTCGTGTGGATGGTCTACGGCCTGGGCCTGAAGGCCGATCTCTGGGGTCTCGCGCTGCTGCTGCTCGGCCTGCCGGTCTATTGGTCGGTCAGGCGCGGCCGGGTCACTTCCAGCGCCGCCACCGGCCCATGA